From a region of the Streptomyces sp. B21-083 genome:
- a CDS encoding Na+/H+ antiporter codes for MHVMPLLLLVAGSAAIAAAARRTPVPPPLLLVAAGLLFAYVPGVPDYALDPHVVLPLMLPPLLYTAAVDSSYLDLRAQLRPVALLSVGYVLFATLAVGWAAYLIVPGLPLTAALVLGAVVAPPDAVAATAIARRVGLPSRVTTILQGESLVNDATAITAYRVALAAAVGEGATWAGGIGEFLLAAVGGVGIGLLLMVPIHWLRRCLKEALLQNTMSLLIPFAAYAVAEEVHASGVLAVVVVALYLGHRAWEVDFATRLQEEAVWKMVAFVLESAVFALIGLQLPVVMKGLGAYEGVDAAWYAIAVFLAVVVTRFAWVYPGTFVPRLLSARIREREPNPTWKGAFVISWAGMRGVVSLAIAFSIPLTMEGGEAFPERNLILFLTFTTVIGTLVVQGLTLPPLIRLLKVPGRDTQAETLAEANAQAQASRAAQGRLEGLLEDERNALPPPLADRLRMVLERRQNAVWERLGSVNPVTGETVDDTYRRLSREMISAEREVFVRLRDGRYIDDEMLRTLLRRLDLEEAAAFREAE; via the coding sequence ATGCATGTGATGCCACTGCTCCTGCTGGTCGCGGGGAGCGCCGCCATTGCCGCCGCGGCCCGCCGCACCCCCGTCCCGCCCCCGCTGCTGCTGGTCGCGGCCGGACTGCTGTTCGCGTACGTCCCCGGGGTGCCCGACTACGCGCTCGACCCGCATGTCGTCCTGCCGCTGATGCTGCCCCCGCTGCTGTACACGGCGGCCGTCGACAGCTCGTACCTCGATCTGCGCGCGCAACTGCGGCCCGTGGCACTGCTGTCCGTGGGGTACGTGCTCTTCGCGACGCTCGCCGTCGGCTGGGCGGCCTATCTGATCGTGCCCGGTCTGCCCCTCACCGCCGCGCTGGTGCTCGGCGCGGTCGTGGCGCCCCCGGACGCCGTGGCGGCCACGGCGATCGCCCGCCGGGTCGGGCTGCCGTCGCGGGTCACCACCATCCTCCAGGGCGAGTCCCTGGTGAACGACGCCACCGCGATCACCGCCTACCGCGTCGCCCTCGCGGCGGCTGTGGGGGAGGGCGCGACCTGGGCGGGCGGGATCGGCGAGTTCCTGCTCGCGGCTGTCGGCGGCGTCGGCATCGGACTGCTCCTGATGGTGCCGATCCACTGGCTGCGCAGGTGCCTGAAAGAAGCCCTGCTGCAGAACACGATGTCCCTGCTGATCCCGTTCGCCGCGTACGCGGTCGCCGAGGAGGTGCACGCGTCCGGGGTCCTCGCCGTGGTCGTCGTCGCGCTCTATCTGGGACATCGCGCGTGGGAGGTCGATTTCGCGACCCGCCTCCAGGAGGAGGCGGTCTGGAAAATGGTTGCCTTCGTTCTCGAATCGGCTGTCTTCGCCCTGATCGGGCTGCAACTGCCCGTCGTCATGAAGGGGCTCGGGGCGTACGAGGGTGTCGATGCCGCCTGGTACGCGATCGCCGTCTTCCTCGCGGTCGTCGTCACCCGGTTCGCCTGGGTCTATCCCGGGACGTTCGTGCCCCGGCTGCTGTCGGCGCGGATCCGGGAACGGGAGCCGAATCCGACCTGGAAGGGCGCGTTCGTCATCTCCTGGGCCGGGATGAGGGGGGTCGTCTCGCTGGCCATCGCCTTCTCGATCCCGCTCACCATGGAGGGCGGCGAGGCGTTCCCGGAACGGAACCTGATCCTCTTCCTGACCTTCACGACAGTCATCGGCACGCTGGTCGTCCAGGGGCTGACGCTGCCCCCGCTGATCCGGCTGCTGAAGGTGCCCGGGCGTGACACACAGGCCGAGACGCTCGCGGAGGCCAACGCCCAGGCGCAGGCGTCCAGGGCCGCACAGGGGCGCCTGGAAGGCCTGCTGGAGGACGAACGCAACGCGCTGCCCCCTCCGCTGGCCGACCGGCTGCGCATGGTGCTGGAACGCCGCCAGAACGCCGTCTGGGAGCGGCTGGGCTCGGTCAACCCCGTGACCGGCGAGACGGTGGACGACACCTACCGGCGGCTGTCCCGCGAGATGATCAGCGCGGAGCGGGAGGTGTTCGTGCGGCTGCGGGACGGGCGCTACATAGACGACGAGATGCTGCGGACCCTGCTGCGACGGCTGGACCTGGAGGAGGCGGCGGCGTTCCGGGAGGCGGAGTAG
- a CDS encoding family 2B encapsulin nanocompartment shell protein, whose product MSVGEEIRTEQDKPQQSLGTTAARNLATTTKSVPQMQEISSRWLLRMLPWVNVQGGTYRVNRRLTYSVGDGRLTFVKTGDRVEVVPAELSELPALRSYEDEEVLSELARRCQQREFTPGSEIASFGSPNDEVFLLVHGKVEKIGTGPYGDDTELGMLADGAYFGDQALLDPDALWEYTARAVTAVTVLTLTRQHFEQVAERADSLSGHLQELRSIPEQNANKYGEREIDLAAGHRGEADIPRTFVDYEASPREYELSIAQTVLRIHSRVADLYNQPMNQTEQQLRLTVEALKERQEHELVNNREFGLLSNCEYDQRLQPHDGVPSPDDLDELLSRRRGTKFLLAHPRAISAIGRELNKRGLVPETIDMSGNRIPTWRGVPIYPCNKIPVTEARTTSIIAMRTGEAEQGVIGLQQAGIPDEIEPSLSVRFMGINEQAVINYLVTAYYSAAVLVPDALGVLENVEIGRWR is encoded by the coding sequence ATGTCGGTAGGCGAAGAGATCCGCACGGAGCAGGACAAGCCGCAGCAGAGTCTCGGCACAACGGCCGCGCGGAATCTGGCCACCACCACCAAGTCCGTACCCCAGATGCAGGAGATCAGCTCGCGCTGGCTGCTGCGCATGCTCCCCTGGGTGAACGTGCAGGGTGGTACATACCGTGTGAACCGGCGGCTCACCTACTCCGTGGGAGACGGCCGTCTGACGTTCGTGAAGACGGGTGACCGCGTGGAAGTGGTCCCCGCCGAACTGTCCGAGTTGCCGGCCCTGCGGTCCTACGAGGACGAGGAAGTGCTCTCGGAGCTCGCCCGGCGCTGCCAGCAGCGGGAGTTCACCCCCGGTTCGGAGATCGCCTCGTTCGGCAGCCCGAACGACGAGGTGTTCCTGCTGGTGCACGGCAAGGTCGAGAAGATCGGCACGGGTCCGTACGGCGACGACACCGAGCTCGGCATGCTGGCCGACGGGGCGTACTTCGGGGACCAGGCGCTGCTCGACCCCGACGCCCTCTGGGAGTACACGGCCCGCGCGGTCACCGCGGTCACCGTGCTGACACTCACCCGTCAGCACTTCGAGCAGGTCGCCGAGCGCGCCGACTCGCTGAGCGGGCACCTTCAGGAGCTGCGATCGATCCCGGAGCAGAACGCCAACAAATACGGTGAGCGGGAGATCGACCTCGCGGCCGGTCACCGCGGCGAGGCGGACATCCCGCGCACGTTCGTCGACTACGAGGCCAGCCCCCGCGAGTACGAACTGAGCATCGCCCAGACCGTACTGCGCATCCACTCGCGCGTCGCCGACCTCTACAACCAGCCGATGAACCAGACCGAGCAGCAGCTCCGGCTCACGGTCGAGGCCCTGAAGGAGCGCCAGGAGCACGAACTCGTCAACAACCGGGAGTTCGGACTGCTCAGCAACTGCGAGTACGACCAGCGGCTCCAGCCGCACGACGGTGTACCCAGCCCCGACGACCTGGACGAACTGCTCAGCAGGCGGCGCGGGACCAAGTTCCTGCTGGCGCATCCGCGGGCGATCTCCGCGATCGGCCGTGAGCTGAACAAGCGCGGCCTCGTCCCCGAGACGATCGACATGAGCGGCAACCGCATCCCCACCTGGCGTGGGGTGCCGATCTACCCGTGCAACAAGATCCCGGTCACCGAGGCCCGTACGACCTCGATCATCGCCATGCGTACCGGCGAGGCCGAACAGGGGGTCATCGGGCTCCAGCAGGCCGGAATCCCCGACGAGATCGAGCCCAGCCTGTCCGTGCGGTTCATGGGCATCAACGAACAGGCGGTCATCAACTACCTGGTGACGGCCTACTACTCGGCGGCCGTCCTGGTGCCGGACGCCCTCGGCGTGCTGGAGAACGTCGAGATCGGCCGCTGGCGATGA
- a CDS encoding 1-aminocyclopropane-1-carboxylate deaminase/D-cysteine desulfhydrase, whose translation MSLPSPLQELADRRFSRHGLRLLLKRDDLIHPDLIGNKWRKLVPNLEAAAGRPILTFGGAYSNHLRATATAGRILGLPTVGVVRGQELADRPLNPSLAHCVADGMRLHFVDRSTYRHKADPDTLATIRRAAGAEDTHVVPEGGSNPLAVRGCRALGEELRGHADVVAIACGTGGTLAGLAAGLAPEQRALGVPVLRGGFLDAEIRALQDLAFDGPRGSWTLDHRFHFGGYARTPPELHAFADDFEARHGVPVERLYVAKMLYGLVALAQEGAFANGTTIAAVITGRPFP comes from the coding sequence GTGTCTCTGCCCAGTCCCCTCCAGGAACTCGCGGACCGCCGGTTCTCCCGCCACGGTCTGCGTCTGCTGCTCAAGCGCGACGACCTCATCCACCCGGACCTGATCGGCAACAAGTGGCGCAAGCTGGTCCCCAACCTGGAAGCCGCCGCCGGACGCCCGATCCTCACCTTCGGCGGCGCCTACTCCAACCATCTGCGCGCCACAGCCACCGCCGGCCGCATCCTGGGCCTGCCCACGGTCGGTGTGGTCCGAGGTCAGGAACTCGCCGACCGCCCCCTCAACCCCTCACTGGCGCACTGCGTGGCCGACGGCATGCGGCTGCACTTCGTCGACAGATCGACCTACCGGCACAAGGCCGACCCTGACACCCTCGCCACCATCCGCCGGGCGGCCGGGGCCGAGGACACGCACGTCGTGCCGGAAGGCGGCAGCAACCCGCTCGCCGTACGCGGCTGCCGCGCCCTCGGTGAGGAGCTGCGCGGCCACGCCGATGTCGTCGCGATCGCCTGCGGCACCGGGGGCACCCTCGCCGGCCTCGCCGCGGGCCTCGCTCCCGAGCAGCGCGCCCTCGGCGTCCCGGTCCTCAGAGGGGGCTTCCTGGACGCGGAGATACGTGCCCTTCAGGACCTCGCCTTCGACGGGCCCCGCGGCTCGTGGACCCTCGACCACCGCTTCCATTTCGGCGGCTACGCCCGTACGCCCCCCGAACTGCACGCCTTCGCCGACGACTTCGAGGCCCGTCACGGCGTCCCCGTGGAACGTCTCTATGTCGCCAAGATGCTGTACGGACTTGTCGCCCTCGCACAGGAGGGCGCGTTCGCGAACGGGACCACCATCGCGGCGGTGATCACGGGGCGCCCGTTCCCCTGA
- a CDS encoding GNAT family N-acetyltransferase has product MGVAIRTAGEDDRELVVRLLDEAFQDDPVSGWVFPDQQHRRVTHPKLMAAFLDIVLAEGRVDLAEDGTGCALWLSVPAAHPENEGEAEENGDAAQLREAVDPANERVELIGQLTAAIHPVGRAHEYLWMIGVAPDSQGQGLGAALIQHVLDRCDREGVAAYLEASSARSFTLYERLGFALLDRPLDLPDGPRMWPMWREPQA; this is encoded by the coding sequence ATGGGCGTGGCGATACGTACGGCGGGCGAGGACGACCGGGAGCTGGTGGTCCGACTGCTGGACGAGGCGTTCCAGGACGACCCGGTGAGCGGCTGGGTATTCCCGGACCAGCAACACCGCCGCGTGACGCATCCCAAACTGATGGCCGCCTTCCTCGACATCGTGCTCGCCGAGGGCCGCGTCGACCTCGCCGAGGACGGCACGGGGTGCGCCCTGTGGCTGTCCGTCCCCGCCGCCCACCCGGAGAACGAAGGGGAGGCGGAGGAGAACGGCGACGCGGCCCAGTTGCGGGAGGCCGTCGATCCCGCCAACGAGCGCGTGGAACTGATCGGGCAGCTCACGGCCGCGATACACCCCGTCGGCCGGGCCCACGAATACCTGTGGATGATCGGCGTCGCGCCGGACAGCCAGGGCCAGGGGTTGGGCGCGGCCCTCATCCAGCACGTCCTGGACCGCTGCGACCGCGAGGGAGTGGCCGCCTATCTGGAGGCGAGCAGCGCCCGCAGCTTCACGCTGTACGAGCGGCTCGGCTTCGCCCTCCTCGATCGCCCCCTCGACCTCCCGGACGGCCCCCGGATGTGGCCCATGTGGCGCGAGCCCCAGGCCTGA
- a CDS encoding DUF952 domain-containing protein — translation MSESPLPHILHITERALWEAARARGTYEMSTRGRTLREEGFIHCSTRDQLPRVAAFLYGSYDGPDDLVVLVVDPARLDVPLKYEAPKPGAEEFPHVYGPIPVTAVVDVEVWG, via the coding sequence ATGTCCGAATCCCCGCTCCCACACATACTCCACATCACCGAACGCGCCCTCTGGGAAGCGGCCCGCGCGCGTGGCACGTACGAGATGTCGACGCGTGGCCGCACCCTCCGGGAGGAGGGCTTCATCCACTGCTCGACGCGTGACCAACTCCCGCGTGTGGCAGCGTTCCTGTACGGCTCCTACGACGGCCCCGACGACCTGGTGGTGCTGGTCGTGGACCCCGCGCGACTCGACGTACCGCTGAAGTACGAGGCCCCGAAGCCGGGCGCCGAGGAATTCCCGCACGTGTACGGACCGATCCCGGTGACCGCCGTGGTGGACGTCGAGGTGTGGGGGTGA
- a CDS encoding N-acetylmuramoyl-L-alanine amidase: MAPPMSAGDFLDRLREEGVDVVEVGDWVHHNRNHKGPWGPVHGVMIHHTATRGSEYTVELCREGYAELPGPLCHGVITKDGRVHLVGYGRANHAGLGDDDVLRAVIAEKALPPDNEANTDGNRHFYGFECENLGDGEDPWPPAQLDAVEKVAAALCRHHGWTERSVIGHLEWQPGKVDPRGFGMQWLRERVRDRLK; encoded by the coding sequence ATGGCCCCACCCATGTCCGCCGGCGACTTTCTGGACCGGCTCAGGGAAGAAGGCGTCGACGTCGTCGAAGTGGGCGACTGGGTCCACCACAACCGCAACCACAAAGGTCCCTGGGGCCCGGTCCACGGCGTGATGATCCATCACACGGCGACCCGGGGCAGCGAGTACACGGTGGAACTCTGCCGCGAGGGTTACGCCGAGCTGCCGGGCCCCCTGTGCCACGGCGTCATCACCAAGGACGGGCGCGTCCATCTGGTCGGTTACGGCAGGGCCAACCACGCGGGCCTGGGTGACGACGACGTGCTGCGGGCGGTGATCGCGGAGAAGGCGCTGCCGCCGGACAACGAGGCCAACACGGACGGGAACCGTCACTTCTACGGCTTCGAGTGCGAGAACCTCGGCGACGGCGAGGATCCCTGGCCGCCGGCCCAGCTCGACGCCGTCGAGAAGGTCGCCGCCGCACTGTGCCGTCACCACGGCTGGACGGAACGGTCGGTCATCGGCCACCTCGAATGGCAGCCCGGCAAGGTCGATCCCCGGGGCTTCGGCATGCAGTGGCTGAGGGAACGGGTGCGGGACCGTCTGAAGTAG
- a CDS encoding family 2 encapsulin nanocompartment cargo protein polyprenyl transferase, with product MRGKGEERGPLAGADGQDADLILEQARAVVDPELRRAIESLPGAMRRVARYHFGWEHADGSPAAGNAGKAIRPALVLTAAAALGGRRETAVRAAAAVELVHNFTLLHDDVMDRDTTRRHRPTAWTVFGDADAILTGDALHALAMRLLAEDPHPASATAAARLASCVVELCEGQHADTAMEKRGPGEVTLDECLVMAEAKTGALLGCACALGALYAGGSAGDVEAMDAFGREAGLAFQLIDDVIGIWGDPSRTGKPAGADLVARKKSLPVVAALASGTPAATELAELYAVPYDEGVEGALERTVLAVERAGGRDWAQLQAADRMARAIHELSRAVPDPEAAGGLLSLAEFVTRRTT from the coding sequence GTGCGGGGGAAGGGCGAGGAACGCGGTCCGCTCGCCGGGGCGGACGGGCAGGACGCCGATCTCATCCTGGAGCAGGCCCGGGCCGTGGTCGATCCCGAGCTGCGCCGGGCGATCGAATCGCTTCCCGGGGCCATGCGCCGCGTCGCGCGCTACCACTTCGGGTGGGAGCACGCGGACGGTAGTCCGGCGGCGGGCAACGCGGGCAAGGCGATCCGCCCCGCGCTCGTGCTGACCGCGGCCGCGGCACTCGGCGGCCGCCGGGAAACTGCGGTACGGGCGGCCGCCGCGGTGGAACTGGTCCACAACTTCACCCTGCTGCACGACGACGTCATGGACCGGGACACCACCCGCAGACACCGGCCCACCGCGTGGACCGTGTTCGGTGACGCCGACGCGATCCTCACGGGGGACGCCCTGCACGCCCTGGCGATGCGGCTGCTCGCCGAGGACCCGCACCCGGCGTCCGCCACCGCCGCCGCCCGGCTCGCGTCCTGCGTCGTCGAGCTGTGCGAGGGGCAGCACGCGGACACGGCCATGGAGAAACGGGGCCCTGGCGAGGTCACCCTCGACGAGTGCCTCGTCATGGCCGAGGCCAAGACGGGCGCACTGCTCGGCTGCGCCTGCGCCCTCGGGGCGCTCTACGCGGGCGGATCGGCCGGGGACGTCGAGGCGATGGACGCGTTCGGCCGGGAGGCCGGGCTCGCCTTTCAGCTCATCGACGACGTGATCGGGATATGGGGGGACCCGAGCCGCACCGGCAAGCCGGCCGGGGCGGATCTGGTCGCCCGCAAGAAGTCGCTGCCCGTGGTGGCCGCACTGGCCTCCGGCACACCGGCGGCCACGGAACTGGCCGAGTTGTACGCGGTTCCGTACGACGAGGGGGTGGAAGGGGCACTGGAGCGGACGGTGCTCGCCGTCGAGCGGGCGGGCGGCCGGGACTGGGCGCAGCTCCAGGCGGCCGACCGGATGGCCCGCGCGATACACGAGCTGTCCCGCGCGGTCCCCGACCCGGAGGCGGCCGGCGGTCTCCTGTCGTTGGCCGAGTTCGTGACCCGCCGCACCACCTGA